In the Helianthus annuus cultivar XRQ/B chromosome 11, HanXRQr2.0-SUNRISE, whole genome shotgun sequence genome, one interval contains:
- the LOC110890518 gene encoding root allergen protein-like: protein MEVSMEVEVASSLSSEKLFKLYNNYHTIAPKVDPQSFKSITVIQGDGGVGSIISTVYGDGSTSKHTVDAIDTSNHLISYTYFEADVFKGIIEKTTHHIKFSPSPNGGAIYKRTIIFKCIGDAKLSDEAMNISKETIKSIFKRMESYAIAHPEDF from the exons ATGGAGGTTTCTATGGAGGTAGAGGTCGCTTCTTCACTCTCTTCCGAAAAACTTTTCAAGCTCTATAATAACTACCACACCATCGCACCCAAGGTCGATCCTCAATCTTTCAAATCCATTACTGTTATACAAGGTGATGGTGGTGTTGGAAGTATCATCAGCACTGTGTATGGTGACG GCTCAACTTCAAAACACACGGTGGATGCCATTGATACAAGCAACCATCTTATCAGCTACACATACTTTGAAGCGGATGTCTTTAAGGGTATTATAGAGAAAACCACTCATCATATTAAGTTCTCCCCTTCTCCTAATGGAGGAGCTATATACAAACGTACAATCATATTTAAGTGCATCGGTGATGCTAAGCTAAGCGATGAGGCTATGAACATTTCCAAAGAAACAATAAAGAGTATTTTCAAGAGGATGGAGTCTTATGCTATTGCTCATCCTGAAGATTTCTAA